GGGACCCTGAGCATGCATTCTCAGACGTGGGCCGGCACTGCCTGGACAAACGTGCCGAGGCAGAAATGATACAGACCAGTGAAAGGGAAAGGCCTGTTTTGATATAGGTCCATGCTGGTTTGGATGGTAATAATGGATTTGTGATAAGGGTTGTGACAATGTAGCAGCAAGTGAAGGAGCACTTCCCACAGCAAAGCTAACATGGAAACACAGGAAAGCTATTGTGAACCATATGTTGTCTTCTGTGTAATATCTTCAATATTTCAGTTATTGTTAGACACTTTAAAATCATGTTTCTAATATCAGTTAAGCTTCAAAATGGTGTGTagggctttgttttaaaatatcataCTTGTAAATGGCTTAATTACATATGAATGTAAGGTTTTCTGTGATGCAATGACTATAAAAATGATTGTTGTTATTGATGTAACTGTGATGGTATAAGGCTTAATTTACTTGGCACTTATCATATCTCGCTTTAAACAACCAACATCacataaaaatgtctttaatgGTTCAGAGATGTTTCTGATGagaaataatgaaaacatttcAATAGGCTGAGAAGAGGATAAGAAAACTCCAGGAGCCAGTGATCTACTATACTCACCGACACAGTCACAGAGGGGGAACTCTGCTTGGCTGTCCTTCCCTGGTGTGTCCAGAAGGCTCTTGGTTGGGGTATCCAAGTAGCGCAGCGGAGACTCCAGGAAACCTTTCAGCGAAGGGCCTGAGGGAAACCCCTCTTTCGTAGGAGTAGCTAAATCATCTCCTGGGGTGGAGAAACAGCCAGTGGTGGATAGCACCGTTACGTGGCCTGATGACTCAATTTTCATGCGTTTCGTTGGAGTTGTGCAGGACATGGTGAAAGGATCCTCTAGGACTCTGTGATGCTGTTGCTGCAGATATGCCTCCTGCATTTGGGACAAAAGCTGGCTCGAGGGCTTGACTTCCATGCACTCCTCAACTTCCTTCTTAATCGCAGGAACCTGGCTGTTGGACACGTCTCCTTTCATATTTTCAGCCTGGTCTACATCTGGCTGCCTTTCGTTTCCACCCTCTTGCATTGACTCTGGCTGGCTTGACATGTCAACGAGGGGTGTGTTGAGCTGCTCTGTGGATGGTGACTGGGGTCTGGCTTGTCCTGAGTTAGAGTTTTGTTGTGACTCAGTCACCACAGATGGAGCAGGGCCCTCTTCTGAGCCATCTGCAAGAGGAGCATTGGGCAGAGCATCCCCAAATTCCTCCTCAAACTGGCGAATCAGCTCCTCAAATTTTGGGTCAAGAGAACTGAGGCCAGCTAACGAGGGAGTGGGTTGGGATGTAGGGGTCTGAGGTGTGGAAGTGGTAGGCCCACCTGTCATAGCTAGGCCTGAGCTAGTCAATCCCTCCTGGGCAGGGGATGCAGGGACGGACACAGGGTTGAAGACGGCGGGAGTGTTTCCAGAGATAGGGTTACTACTGCTGTTTAAAATGGATTCCTGAGTATGGGCTGGAGCTGCCTGGCTCATAGCCACCTGAGAGGGGTTATATGGGGGTATGCAGTTGGGGGACCCAGCCTCAATGCCTGGTATACATGGTGTAAGGTGTGATATGGATGAGACACTCATTGGAGGGGATTTCTGTACTGTGATCTGGTTTTGTGGGAGGAAGATTGGTTGAGAGGCCTTCTGCTTATGCTTCTTGATGACGATCTGCTTAGGTTTAGGAAGAGGCGGGGCTAATGCACCTAGCAGTCCACCCATTGGCTGCTTGAGTATAGGCGAACTCtgtgcattcttttttttcttgggtTCCTGTTTGATGGCTAGAGCACTATCTTGCACGGTTTGTGGCCACCACTTGCGTAAGGTTTGGCATGTCATGGGTGTCCGCGGACTGAAGGGTGGGGAACTGGAGAAGAGGTTACGTTTGTGATGAAGGAGTTGATGCAGTGCTGCCTGAGTTGACTGCTtaatggactgaggaagctgcTGACCCTGGAATTGCTGTTGCTGGCCATTGACCATCCCAAACTGGCCCATTGTTACACAAGCCTGGTACTCCCCATTATCTATCTCTTGCTTGACATAGGGCATCACTGAGTGGCCACCCTTGTGGCTATCCTTCAGATTCTGAGGCAGCGCAGGAAACTTGAAGGCAGCATTGGCGTACTTTCCGCTGGTGTCTCCCAGGAGCTGTTTCAGCTCCGACATTGGATCACTGCCACTATGGGAAGGTTGTGGAAAATGAGGCCCAGGGTTCATCATCATCCAGGGGTTCCTAGGAGAGCTTTTCTCACAGCTTGCTCCAGTGCCCTGCTGCCATTGCTGGGGAAAGGGGCTAGCAGTGGATGATTGTGAGCTTGAGAATGAGGAGGAGCTGTACTGGGAGGAGTGGGGGGCAGAACCTTGTGACTGAGGTCTATGCTGTTCCCATGAAGAAGGGTCTTGTTGAGGGAAATGCCCAGGAGGGACAGACTGAGGCATTGGGGAGGCAGAGGATGTGTCAGGTGATGAAGACAACAATCGCATCCCATTTTGGGTCTGGGAAGGAGTCTGAGGGGAAGCATGGTGGTGGGAGTTCCCCCTGGCTGATTCACTAACAGACTCACCTAGTTGGGTCAGTGCCTCAATGGCGATAGCTGTCTGTAGGCTGACTTTCCTCTCTTTTGCAATAGATAACACACTTGGGGAACAGGGAATTGGTGCTGCAGGTCCATAGGGCCTTGCGACCATGGGCTGGTTAACAGGATCCTGCGACTGAGACTCTGATCCACAAGAGGGCTTAGCATCAGTGGATTGTGGTTGGGGATGAGACTGGTAGTGCTGTTGCTGTGTTGGTGGAGCACCTGACATCTTGCAAGGACCCTTGTCCTGGTCAGTGGCTGCCATTTTGATCTTTTTCTCTAACCACTCCAGGTAGTCAGGACACTCTGGTCCATCACAGTCACAGTTTGGTGGCTTCTGGCCATTGCGGGCTTGAGTCAGCGCCATCTGAAGGGTGTTCAGATCGTCCAGAACGCAGTGTTCACCGTCACCACTCCATCCTTTCTGCTTAGCATCATCCATCAAACCACCCATCTCCTGGATGAATTTCTCATACAGCTGTGCAGTAGGGTTCTGAGAGGGCTGAGACATGTTGCAAGTGGCCAAGGCATCTGCATTAGCTGAGAAATCCACCAGCTTCCTTGCAGCCTCCATGTCCACATTGTTCACTGAACTACTGGTGGTTTGGTCATTCCATCCAGCCTGTTGCTGCTGGGGTTTAGGGGCCCCATTGTAATGGCCAGAGCCCCAGCCCTGTGTCTGGGGAAGACATGCAAATGTCTCAGAATGATGGTGGCTCTGCTGATGCTGCTCACTGGCCAAAGCTCCACCTTCATTGACATCCGTTTCATTTCCATTTCCTGTGTGCTGGTTCACCCCATTGGTCTGTTCCTGGTTCAACACGCCTTTCTCCAGGCGGTCATGGTCAATTTCCATCTGGCCACTTCCTCTGGGGCCATCCACTGAACCCACCCCTGAAACAGTCTGCAGAAGATAAAAAGGGATCAAAATATTAGATTATAGGTTCATACCATAATTAAGAATATACACAAGCTCATGCAGGTATAGTTACAGGTGCAACTTCACTGGCACTTTTATGctgccattctctctctctctgagagtaGCCTAACCTTATAGAGAAACTGAAATGGACAACATTCACGAATTTTGAGCATCTCGCCTTCACTTCCTCTAACATCATGGTTCTCAAATATCTCCTGATGTCTTTTGAAAATGTTCCCAAGAACACTGGATCACTGAAAGCCCCCTTTTTCCCCCTTCCTTTAAATGTTCACACAACTTGCCCAGTGCTAATTTGGATGGAACACTGATAAATAAAATCAGATAGATATGAACGtatgttgtttttaattcaaTAGTTTTGAACTGGAACCCTGAACGTTTCAGACTAGTTATTAAGAAAATGCTTTGAAGCTTTTAAGCTTAGGAGCAACTTACAATGCTGTTTTTCAGTCAGTGTGTCCAGGCTTATAGCTTATACACAAGGTCAGTAGTACACTTGACCTAAATCAGTGCTGAAGTTTGCTAACGCACCTTATTTACACTGAATGGTGTTGGTAAAAGAGGCTCAGTCTGTGTTTCTATAAATGAACTTTTTGTCCTTGAGAAATTAACTGGTCAGTGGGAGTAAGATGGCATGGGGCTTTGCAGctgctgttttttcttcttctttttttttttaaccatggttttaatgctttaaaaacatCATATTCACGAGTTACACCACACTATTCTGTGATAATATTTATACACATATCCACAAATTTAGGCTTGGCACAGAACGTTTGAAAAGCAGTTGTGGTTTCCTAGCAATGTTGTTAGGAACACTATTCGCAAATGAGCAAGAGTGCAGCCATGCAATGCAATGACACTTCATTATGACTCAAAAAAGCACTGGAGTTTGTCTTTAACATTTTCACATTATGAACATACAGGATCCAAGGCACGTCCAATCGAGCTGCAGACGTGGGGTGGGGGATTCTGAGAAAGCCTTTTGTCTGTAATGTGGAGAAGTGCTTCACGAGGGAGGATCCTGTGGCTGGGCTCTGAGGGTTTCAGAATGTTTACTGAGCAGTTTCTCTCAGTTCTCACAACACACAAGTGAGTCGTGCACTTCAGCTGACATTTAATGGCAGTGGTACAAGTAAAGACTTACTAGTGCTGCTGGAGCATGTGAAGTCTGTGAACAATTTTGACATTCAGTTAAACTTTCAAGCCTTTGTCCAACAGATCAGTCAGAGCAGACTAACTgatatacagaaatatacatatacaaaataatgtaatgttttaaatatgctCAAAAAAAGACAACCACAGTGATATAGATGAACATTAAACTAATATAAAAGTGATATATTCATGTATGTCAGAGTGCCCAATTACTCATTTACTAACCTCCCTTCATTTACTACAGATCACCAAATGCTGGGTTTGGCTAATCAGAACTTCTTTACCTTAAAACAAGTGTACTGGTGATGGATTTgatcaaataaatacattgtcCATTGCAGTGTCCATTTATTAAAATACTGAGGCTAACCTTGTATGTCAATTGGCTTTCTATGCAACAAAGAGGCTAAACATACGTGAAAACCCACGCGAGTTCTGTTCACGCTGATAGACGCTATAGTGATGTGCTCCATTAATGAGATGGGCCTCTTTGAATTCACCTTCTGTGCATGGTGTCTGCCATGGGGCCCATGTGATGGCTGCTAAACTGCGTCTGTAAGCGCTGGAACCCCCCACCAGTCACGAGTCCCTGGTGCTTTTGAAACAACTAAACCACACAACTCTTATGACAGGCTTCACACTTTCCTCTTTTTGGCGGCAGAAAGCTACgcaatacacatacacacacacatttgcccAGTGAGAAGTAATGCCTCAAGACAAGCAGCCACacattgtaaatgtaaactAGCTACTGCAAAGGTACCAGACTCTTTTCATTCTCTTGCTCTGTGTCATTTACGCACCTTTCCTGTCATTGATGACATCAACAGTGGAATACGTTTAAGGACACGTTTCTTGCTCGTTATTGCGTCTGCAAGATACAATTGttccaaatttaaaaaaagatctGAATGGCTCGTACAGCTAGTGAATCATTCATTTCTGTGAGGGCATTTTGAAGAGTGGCATACCTAAAACTGAATAATATGGGAATGCAAAACTGAGGGACACAATATTTCAAGATTTCCTATTTTTAAACCTATGCACACCATAAAAGTGATGTAACGAAACTCAGTTCTGTATGAGTCTAAGCAAGCAATCGGCGCATGACTTTTTACCTTGTCTATTTGAAGTTGTCTCATGGAAATAGTCTAACTGCCTTTTAAAAGACATGCATTCAAAAAGTAACTTATATTACTGCAtagtgttttgtatttttcgcATATCACAGAGCAGTAACCCCTTTGGTTAGTTGGCGAATTCTATTTTTTCAACAGCTAATCAGTACTCTGTACAGGAATAGACATTTAAAGCTACCCTCCCAAGCCCTAGAGCACGTGCTCTTCCAACTATTTGCGGCTTCTACTCTTCCACTCCGGCACAACCAAAACATCAACACGCCCAACCAGAAAGGGCTGCCTGACTCGTTTTACCTGGCTTTCATAGCAATTGCCTCTACACAAGCGTGAGGGGGAGCCTTTTAAACAAAAACGTGCAGGACACGAGTTCTGTCATGGAGCCAggtctcataaacacatacacacaggcacacactacaatacacactcatatacacacacaacagatgCCTAGAAAAGATGACAGCACaaagcagagggagagagagagcgagagagaccgGCAGGGGGGTTGAGGTGGGGGTGCCTGGGAGCAGACAGCTGAACACAAATCCACACGAATAGACACacgacaccacacacacacacacacatacatacaccaaCACCCCCTCCGTTGCCTGCAGTCCAGTGTACTGGATCACAATACAAGGCCCAGTCCAAAGAAGACAGCTGAaaactgggtaaaaaaaaaagaaagaaagaaagaaatctggTTACTTACGCAGAGTCTGTCCGGTCCGTATACAGTATAGACAGTGGAGGGTGGAGTGGACAGGAAAAGTGCATGGAACGACAAACAGTGATACAGTGCAAAGCCGGTAGACAATCTGTTCTGggcttcttttccttttctatttctttctctctttctctccctctttctttctagCCTTCTGTTCTTCCCTCCGTCTTAGTCAGTgcggcaaacacacacacacatacacacacacacacaagcatacacgcacacacacacaagcatagacatgcacgcacacacccGCAcgcacgcactcactcactcactcactcacacacacctccccccACACTCGTTCATTCGCTTGTGTTTTCTTGCTCTCTTCCTCCTTTTGCCACCACCAATGCCGCTCgctcttacactctctctctctctctctgccttttctCACATTATGTCTCAGTGCTCCTCCCTTCCTTCTCTCTAtattccctttttctctcctttttgtCGTTCTGCGCTTCGCCTTCACAaacccctcctctctctctttatctctctctctctcgatcgcTCACTCCCTccccccttctctttctctcttttgctctctctctctctctctccctcccttttccTCCTCCCCTCTCTGCTTTTCAGCTAGCGCAGTGCGAGAGAGGCCATTATCTGACTCACACTGGGCACGTACTATGGAATGGAGGAAAGCGCACACACGAACGAGGGAAGCGGGTGGACGAGCGCTAGCGGCAGACGCAGCTGAggagcggagagagagagagagagagagagagagagagagagagagacagagaaagagagatatagAGGGAGAGGGACATAAATCTCAACATCAATTTATGCTTTTTTTGTGCCCCCCTGCACATCATAGAGAAGATGAAACTAAAACAGCATTTTGCAGCTCTGTGACATTACGAAGTATGATTCTGTTACTGGTTTTCTGGggttgaatgttttttttttttttcatatgctGCCTTTGGCTCAACAACATGGAGGCTGCAGCTGTTTTGCTGACTTCACTGCAGCCTACTCCCTCTCTCTACAAGCTTTCCACCACATTCCAGCTGCGATCCgctaaaaataataacacagaATCAAAGCTTTAATGCAATCGAGGCAGCGGCTCAAGCCTAAAAGCCCCTTAATTCATAACGTAGATATATATTcctgtctttattttattttaaaaaaccttGTCCTTTGTACGGATGCATGTTTCAGTCCTAACGGTAATACGCTTTACTTACAAGTACCACCGCTTATTTTTCCAATCGCATACTGAGAATTATTTGTCCGTTCCCGTTTCCGACTGTGCACGCCTTCATCTCGCTTAGTGTCAGCACTGTAAAGAAGGGCATTTTGttggaaattaataaaaaatatcgAGGCAGAATGGGAGCAAACAGAAGCAGAGATGCTGACACATGGCTTGAGTGTTTCTATCTTATATTACACAGCACATTCGGTTTgagagatcacacacacactctgggtCCTACAGAAACAAGATGCGTCAGTGTATATGTGAGCGGTTTGGAGATGCAGAAGACAGGACACTGGCACAGAGAAAGTAGAGCATGGAACAGAAAGAAATGGGAAGAAAGAAAGCgagatatatagagagaaaTAAAGCAAGAAGAGAAGGGTCTGAGTAACTGTAGAAGCGCAATCGGCACACGCACTCTTAAAAACAGAACAGTCCTCGCTTAGTAAGCCTGTCTTGTCCTCGCCACATGAGAGTGAACGAAGGTGGAGAAGAGACTAGTGGAGGAAGGAATGAGGGACTCCAGAGGAGAGAAGAGcaggagacacagagaaagacatgGCGTATGAACCTTTCctccaaataaaaacaacctCCAGCCTACTTTGCTCTTTAAATGTTCTTTCCTTCCCAGTGCTAGGCTCCAagagctccagctccagctagCTGCCTGTCCAAGCTCAGTTTCTTTTCACTTTTGCTTT
This window of the Hoplias malabaricus isolate fHopMal1 chromosome Y, fHopMal1.hap1, whole genome shotgun sequence genome carries:
- the LOC136678156 gene encoding methylcytosine dioxygenase TET3-like translates to MEIDHDRLEKGVLNQEQTNGVNQHTGNGNETDVNEGGALASEQHQQSHHHSETFACLPQTQGWGSGHYNGAPKPQQQQAGWNDQTTSSSVNNVDMEAARKLVDFSANADALATCNMSQPSQNPTAQLYEKFIQEMGGLMDDAKQKGWSGDGEHCVLDDLNTLQMALTQARNGQKPPNCDCDGPECPDYLEWLEKKIKMAATDQDKGPCKMSGAPPTQQQHYQSHPQPQSTDAKPSCGSESQSQDPVNQPMVARPYGPAAPIPCSPSVLSIAKERKVSLQTAIAIEALTQLGESVSESARGNSHHHASPQTPSQTQNGMRLLSSSPDTSSASPMPQSVPPGHFPQQDPSSWEQHRPQSQGSAPHSSQYSSSSFSSSQSSTASPFPQQWQQGTGASCEKSSPRNPWMMMNPGPHFPQPSHSGSDPMSELKQLLGDTSGKYANAAFKFPALPQNLKDSHKGGHSVMPYVKQEIDNGEYQACVTMGQFGMVNGQQQQFQGQQLPQSIKQSTQAALHQLLHHKRNLFSSSPPFSPRTPMTCQTLRKWWPQTVQDSALAIKQEPKKKKNAQSSPILKQPMGGLLGALAPPLPKPKQIVIKKHKQKASQPIFLPQNQITVQKSPPMSVSSISHLTPCIPGIEAGSPNCIPPYNPSQVAMSQAAPAHTQESILNSSSNPISGNTPAVFNPVSVPASPAQEGLTSSGLAMTGGPTTSTPQTPTSQPTPSLAGLSSLDPKFEELIRQFEEEFGDALPNAPLADGSEEGPAPSVVTESQQNSNSGQARPQSPSTEQLNTPLVDMSSQPESMQEGGNERQPDVDQAENMKGDVSNSQVPAIKKEVEECMEVKPSSQLLSQMQEAYLQQQHHRVLEDPFTMSCTTPTKRMKIESSGHVTVLSTTGCFSTPGDDLATPTKEGFPSGPSLKGFLESPLRYLDTPTKSLLDTPGKDSQAEFPLCDCVEQIIEKDEGPYYNHLGSGPTVASIRELMESRFGEKGDAIRIEKVVYTGREGKSSQGCPIAKWVIRRSSEREKLLCLVRHRAGHHCANAVIIILIMAWDGVPRSVGDKLYQEVSDTITKYGNPTSRRCGLNEDRTCACQGKDPEKNGASFSFGCSWSMYFNGCKYARSKNPRKFRLQGDHPKEEELLRDNFQDLATRVAPVYKKLAPKAYSNQCAHEDVATDCRLGLKEGRPFSGITACMDFCAHAHKDQHNLHNGCTVVCTLTKEDNRQIGVIPDDEQLHVLPLYKVSPVDEFGSEENQRLKIKTGAIQVLNSFRREVRKLPEPAKSCRQRRLEAKKAASEKKNKKQQLAETPEKMIKKEIQLAVSPHPQQGNKAIPKQEVKPTIKKELVGRFQAMNGDLDGYSALGNGKMCPDPYGMNGAYSFPGPYARGGLPCGAQPSAPSPVNGFHPKLQGMPYNYYNYPPNALLPPEVLGCEGRNGTWPKAEQKPDVQGLQARLAQAYFNRPDQQRQVAELANSGYLSQSELSQSPAPPNRAPSAPPEQHRVTPVIKQEPMEMSLYENRTEGQVRSCPTTPSVTPQPNAWPGHKPNGSLASKGWDGNLRPGLAHSPFTPDKQMLHQQHRAQPQHPQYAHPQQQWSYPGTPVASPAPSHSPALKAGPSPAPSPHNWDSPAPSPQPKSWGPIGSAGYGPGALRQGTPVGAFPDKMLSQAVESRGSTPLGLQEKAWKSGGASAAGSTPSPAPEGRLFPDALQKVDGQACWESEVESQGEPEHEEEVWSDSEHNFLDPNIGGVAVAPGHCSILIECARRELHATTPLKKPDRSHPTRISLVFYQHKNLNQPSHGLALWEAKMKLLAERARQRQQEAALLGLSQEEIKAYTKKRKWADSASSTSSGQTKDKREGVVTRMAPTQHTTTTATVSPYAFTQLTGPYSRFM